The region tctagattagtgggtcattacacaattTGAGGAAGTTGTCATGGTCAATGATACAGTATCTGTCTTACCAAGCACAGTCTCGGGCTGCGATTTAGAtatggaggcccaatacaaagatGATAAGTTAATTGTGAAGAAGCTAGAGAAAAGGCTCCGTGACATGAAGACAAATATCCACACTTTGGTGGAATTATTGTCACAACTATTTAGGGGATGAACTAGACAATCATTCCTTCattatgtttagttgtttttataatatgttttagaCTTTTAAATTGTAGATGTTTGAagctttatttatattttatgaactttgtttttttttttttgggttatttttatgttttgtttagtggaatttgaagaTTGTGGGAAAAATAAAAGTTGTTCTACATGAACTTATTTCTTATATAGTTAAAAAGTTACAGTGTTACAAAAATATTGGAATATATTAAATAACTACCACAATTAATGTTcacttaacaaataaaaaaatcgtTCTTTCTAGGAGGGTAGAAAGGTAATAATTTTGtttatcatatttttataatCCAGTGATGTAGATTTTTGGAACAATGCAAGGGTAATTcacaattattttaaaatataattgtgAGTTGGAACTTCAAAATTACTTCATGCCTTTTGGGTGATCTCACTAATTATACATGTGTAGAAAAATAGTCCCATTAAAAAAGTGCACATACAGACAATATAGCAACTATATCTGGTCAACTTTTGCATGAAAGACatgatattttaatattttttcctaCCTATTTATAGAAATTATTCCAACCGAAATGGTTTAGACCATCATTGCCAAAATAATACTTCATAAGTGCTAGTGGGAAGTGTGTTAGAAGTAGTACCTCTCAAAACTCATAAACTTATTACCTTCATTCAACATGGCCTATAAAACAAAATTGAAtgaattttgtcaaaaaaatcaCTTACCATCTCCCTTGTACGTATGCACAAATCATGGGTCCACTGACAAAGCCATGTTTGCTGCCTTCATCACAGTCAATGACGAAGCATTTCGTGTTCCCGCAACATTTAACACGAAGAAGGAAGCTATGAATGATGTAGCAAGGATTGCATATGGATTCCTCTCTGTTGAGAAAGCCAACTTTCAGCCTTCAGGATTTAATGGAGGTACtcacttttaaatatataaagggtcaaatatattttttctttaaacaattatTACGTTTTTCATATTATTTACTTCTCAACCCTAATGTTTAAATCCCACTTTATTAAACTAAGGGTCATCATCAAGTTCCCATGGTAGTAGGTCTCCTTACACATCTTTTGAAAAAGACGTGTTGTGGAAAAATATCTTGCAAGAGTGTCTCCAAAAAATGAATTGGAGCTTGCCAAGATATTATACAAAAAAATCTGGCCCGGATCATTGTCCTACATTTATCTCACGTGTGGAGGTAGAAGGTAGAATATTTGAAGGAGTGGAAGAGTGCTCCAAAAAACTGGCTGAGAGGAGTGCCGCCAAGGAAGTGTGCAATGCGTTGACTTGATTTTTTACTATTCCATATATAATTAGTTTTTAAGTACAGAAAACTTTATTAATGTTATTCAAACAAGTACAAGTTTAAGTTGGTGCTACACCACTTTTAATAGTATGGTTATTATTAACTATATTTCAATATGTTTATTATGTTTGTACTATCCAGGTGGGTGACAATCTCTATTGTAACTATTAGATAATTTTTAAAACATTAAATGCTATTTGTAACGGTACTGTAGTAGTTACTATTTACATATTTTGTTTCTTAATGATATTTACTTCTTAACCTCATTTGTTGGTTATCCGTGTGATCCTACTATTTCCCCTTTTTAGAATGTATGATAGTTCCATGAAGCAATCATATTAATGgacctaaaaaaattaaaataatattaagagttttgtattgaattttttttttgtgaaaaatttCCACGTGTACATTGGACACTTCTTAAAATACCTAAACGatgattaaacaaaaaaaaatttgggttGTACCAGACACGATATGTGTACTTTTAAGGTGTACCAATTGTGGGAAAGACACATAAATTGTAACATTCCATAAAAGTATGACTTCTCCCATTTACATTGGTAGTGGCCCATTTATGCCTATCGCCTACCCTAAAGTTGGGTGACGAGGTGGGGCAAACGACCCAAGACCACTGCGTATGCGTATGGTGGGATCCACTACCCCagcaccttctcttcttcctcttctgacTGCTTCTTGCTCTGCCTCCGGTCTCACTCACAATCACAATCCCAATTCCactatagaaaaataaaatcatGGCCCCACCAAATCGGCTTAGCTCATTCAAGGGGCAACACCTCCTTCCTTTTCATTGGGCCTTGCAACATGTTACAAATAAGATTGCATAAACTTCTAAATTATAGTTAAACATTTATATAATTGTTAATTTCAACCATAATACCATCATAGGAAAAAAATAATTAGTGATTGAATATATAATTAAGCATAAATATTTAATAACTCTTTGGCAATAAATATATCGTTTAATTTACTGAAAATGtgactaaaaattattttttataaattagaatatatcaaaattttagccgttataaaataatttttaattattagtaGTGAATAATAAGGACTACAatagaaaataattatttttattaaaacttgttATGAATGTatctaaaaataaaatgttaatttagaTTGTCATGTCAATGAATGAGGACAAAATCTTTTAGTTTGGTGGTTCTTATATTTGGTGGGTCCACAAAATTCAATGTACAATGGACTGTCATGCCACCTAATTTATTATTGAAACTATTGGCAGAATAGTATGTGAACAGTACTTCCCATGCCGTGGCCTTACATTTTTAGGGTCCACTTAATTTAATGTGGCATGGCATAGACACATTTTACTATTGAAAGTATGGGTCAAATAGTATGTGAATAATACTTGGTGACTAATAAAATCAGACTACACGAAATGAACACCTATATAATGGATGGTTGGTATAGTGCATTTATTGGTTAGAGATTTATGCATAAACCACCAAGAAGACAACTTTTCCCCCTGAAATTAATTATGTCGTCCAGAGAATGTGGTACTCCAAAGAGCGCATGCCCGATGCATTGCGGGAGCCCGGGATCGTCAAGGATGAAGGCTTCATCAATCTCGACTAAATCCAAATGTGCTTCTGTTAAGTGTGTTAATTGTTCTAATTGCACTACTCTTAAGGATAAGTTGTATGAAGAGAGGAGGCTGAGGAATAAGGCCTATAGACTTTCTAAGGAAGCAAGATACCTCCTACTTGATTTGTCAGATTTGATCTACAAATTAACAAAGACAACCAATCTTGCAAATGAGCACATGAAAGGTATTGAAACAGTGGTCAATAATATGAACAATCAATTGAGTATGGCCGCATGTTTGAACTTGGACAATTTTGATTGATCCGACAACTATTACCAGACAATGAAGTCCACATCAACCCATTTTCACTATGTTAAGTATTTTTAATTTGTATTTGTTGGAGTCTTAACTCAGATAACCTTACTTGGTCTCTTAGGTTATTTAGTGTTTCAATATGTTGTGGTTGAATTAAAAATACCATGTACTATGGATATTAAATGATTGTGTGTACTTGTACGAAAATGTCATTATGACAAACTTTGTGGTGATGTGGTTAGTTTCTAGATTTTAGTAAATGTTGACTATTTTACATTATAAAATATGTTGAATGGATTTATTGTTTTAACTATTGTAAGTCACAAGAAACCACTAGTAGACAACACAAAGTTTACAAATTAAATCAAGTAACAACCAAAATTAGAGGATAAACATACATGGCAAAATAAGGGTcaattgtttaataaaatattttcattaaaaacatatatttcaGGTGGCCCAAAACATCAATTGGGCCTCGTTAAAAAAAGGTGTACACTTTATTCAACATTAAATGTCCCAATAAATATGTCTACCTAATAACTTGCTTGGATAAAAACCTGTATCCCCCAACTTTAAAATTTAACCAACAGCACATTTTGTGTTCATAATTGAATAGAATATAACAAAATCTGGAGGATATGCCAAGTTCACCTTCAAAAGTTTCAGTGCACGAATCTCCTTGAACAAGGTGagcataatctttattttattctcCTCAATCAAACTAAATTTATGTTGACGCTATTTTAATTTGAGTATGTCTCCTATTTTATGTGGGAACCAAATAGGGGCTATAATTAAAGTAATAGAAACTGACCATATTTTTAAACAGCAATTTCATGACTCAAAGTTTGTACACATGCACATATGTAACTTTTAAGGTTGTCATAAACAATCACTTAGTTTAGATgtcaaattttaatttagttaaaaAATCGTTTTATTATTAGTttaaattcttttttattttcaaaggaaacttgtcTTAAGTCTATTAATGCCCACATTCCCTCATCATTAGAAATTCTTCCAATATATTGACTAGCTCATTTTACTGGGCCTATTGTTTAATCTCCTCAATATCAATGGAAGGCCCAAATAAATCTTACACTTGAAAATGCATTGGCCTTTATTATTTACGTTCACATTTCCTTTAATTTGGGTATGTCTCCCATTTTCTATGGGAACCAAATAaggaaaaattataataataggaattttcttctattttgaaAATCCAGTTTCACATTTGTGCCATGTTTTTACACACCTTTGCAATATCAAGCTTTTCACCAATATCGACTGAGTTTACATGTCAAATTGTATGTATAATGGGCTATGTAAAACATACAATAACTCTATTCATAATATATTGCCTGAAACTTGGCTTTTCTTTCCCAGATTTAACTTAAATATGGACGAGGTAGGAAGTTTACAAGAAACATCAAATTGGGAAAATATACTACAATCTTTGGGGATTGAGAAACTCGCAAATGATATTGAGACGGAGGATGTCCAGGGAAAGGTCTTGGAGTCCCTTGAAGAGTGCGAGGATTTTTATTACACATACTCTTTGTGGGTAGGCTTCAGTGTCCGCAAAGCAGATGTACGGAAAAAAAAAATGGGAACATCACCATGAGAAAATGGGTATGTTCAAAAGAAGGTTTCCGCAAACACATGGAAATTGACAAGGCCGGTGGGAGCAAACGAAAAGCATCTATTACTAGGACTGGTTGCCAAGCTAGTTTTCGAGTCGTAATGATGGGCGATGAGGGTCCGTGGATTTGCAAGGAATTCCAACCTCTGCACAACCATGACAAGGCAGCATTAGATGAGTTGTGATTTCTGAGATCAAACCGTTCCGTGTTAGAAACCCTAGTTGCTCAAGTGAGGTCAATGAACCAAGTTgggataagaacttcacacatcaTCTCCCACTTGGCAATGCAGTCTGGTGGGTATGAAAGGATGCCTTGCCAGCTACGAGACGTTTACAACAAGGTCGCCCATgtcaaaagaaaagagaaaagatgTACAGATTCAGATGGTGCTTTGGGATATTTGGATTGTCTGTCAAAGAGGGATCCAAATTTCTTCATTCAATATCAATGTGACGTGGACAACAGATTGGGGAACCTATTCTGGGCGGACGGATATTCTCGACGGGATTTCGTCGCATTCGGTGAGGTTATTGGATTTGACACAACATATATgacaaacaaatataataaaccCCTGAAAATTATTTTGGGCGTCAATCATCATTTCAAGACCTGCATATTTGGAATGGCTTCACTTAACTCCGAGGATGAGCAAACTTACTTTTGGTTGCTTGACAAATTTATTGAATGCCACAATCATGTAACACCAAAGGTTGTGGTGACAGATGGAGATAAAGCTATCAAAAATGCTGTCTTGAAGTACTTCCCAAATGCAACTCATCGGTTGTGTGCATGGCACCTGTGTACCAACGCTTTAAAAATTTCAAAAGACCCCAGATTCTTACAAGGATTTCAAGATGTCATGTACAACTATTACACAATAGAGGAATTCAAGCAAAAATGGGGGGAATTAATACACAATTTTGACCTCCATTCTAGCCAATGGTGCACCAACACTTATCACAGTCGTCGTTCATGGGCAGAGACATAGGAAATTTTTCGCCGGAATGCGGACCAACCAAAGATGTGAGTCCATGAattcaagtattaaaaaattcCTACATGCAAGTTATAGTCTCCGTGAATTCGTTACCTTGATTGATGTTGCTATGACAAAGTTGAGGCACGTCGAGAGAGAAGATGATTACAATAGTCGACACAGTAGTCCTCCAATACTaggtcccaaaaatgctcttaagaCGTACCATGAGCAATGTGCCAAATTATACACTAGAAATATGTACTATAAAGTGGCTGATCAAATCAAAGCGGAACATGCGTACTTTGTCAACAATTGTGAAGACAACGGTGAATCATTCTCCTACAGTTTGTCAAAGTTCCAACACGAGGATAGAGTGTACAACGTTCATTACCACCCACAAGAGGAGACATTCACCTGTCACTGCTTGCTTTTTGAGACAGACGGCTATCTATGTAGACATATTTGGCCCGTAATGAAATACCGTCATATGAAGATAGTACCACAGTCTCTCCTGCTGAAACGGTGGAGTAAGAATGCAAAAGCAGACCTCCCCCTCGAACTAAAGCAACACTCCATAGAAAAGCAACAGTTATTTGAAATGGCTAGGCAGGCATCCCTCGCTTTGGATACAAACTTGTTGAGCTATTATGCTTGCAAGTCTGAGCAATCTTACACCAAAGCGAAACAAGAAGTGGCAACACTAACTGCAATGTTCAAGGATGCAGTTCCATTGGAATCAAACACCGCTGACAGCGACTCGGGACGATATCAAACCTATCAAGAAAATGAAAACATTACCAGGGACCCAACACCTTGTAGAACTAAAGGATCCGCCTATGCAGGAAACAATAGGGACAATGTTACGATAGATATGTCGGATGGAGCCGTTAAAACTAAAAGGAAGTGTTCGAACTGTTATTCTGCAGACCACAATCGAAGAACATGCCCTCAGCTGGTCGGTCTACCACTTCCTCACAGTCAACAACCCTCACCAAGTAACAGAGCTTAGCATTCAGCTAAATTCGACGAATCTAGATGACCATCAAACTTTATGACAGAATGATAGTGCAAATTGACTAAGTGTCTATTTTCGTAGGCTTTTTGTCCTACTTAACAATTAAAGTGTTTTGTAATGGTTTAGGTGGCTAAATTAGTATAACAATTGCATTAATGTAAGTGAATTCAAATTGTAGCTAAATAGTATATTTGTTTCAATGGTAAAAAATTATTGATTATGGCAGTTCAATCATATTTGTAATGTTTTAGAAATGTAGATTAATGATAATCAAATGACCAATCCTAAATATACGTTCCTTTTTTAGTGACGCTTCACTCTAATTGATAAAATTAGATAACAAATTGACTGTAatcgtttcttttctttctctttattatATACCATGTGTATCACTATTATTGAAATTTCATTAATTGTACATTAAAGAGTAAATTAGCAAAAATATTCATCTTCACAATTAAAATGAAGGATTACAAAATATGACATAATTATACTTACTTAATCATATCGTGTAGATTCGAGTCTACTATCTATACTTACGAGATTTTAATAGTAAGTAACTTTGTTAGCTTTTTTAATTGATTGCTTAAAGTATATATGCTTCTCACCAAATAGGCATAAAATCATTAAAACCATGTTTAAAGcataatattaatatgaattaggtaattaattaggataaaaaaaaaaaacaaaaattcatTGTTAATGCAACTCACCAAACTTGTTTATTACTATTACAAATTTACCAATATTATTCTATTAAGTAAACTAATAATATTGTTATCTTTATCGTTAATTAGgataaaaaaaaagtgttaatTAGTTTTGATTTTAGCAGTCCTCATTGTTTTACTAACTTTTCACTACAATATTCAATACTACGTCTTTTGATATATTAATTGATCACTACTTTGTCTGCTGGTAACATAACAAAAGGGgaagatatattaaataaaacatcTTCATTACAAAAATTTATCTTACGTGCCCCATTCATAACTTTGGGcctaataaaaaaaatctcaattttaaAGTTTATTTCACTGTAATAGATCCTTTTCGTTTGGGCCGTGCTCATGGACTCGGACTGGCCCATCTACATGTGTTAAACAGTATGTGTTgcgaaatcataaacaatgtgcAAAATAGTAAGAACAATGTACTAAATGTACAGTCAATGTAAAAAAACAACAAATATGTTATGAAGCTACAAATTGTCAAAAGACCAAAAGTTCAAGAAGTACAATTACCAGAAAACCACCCCCAACGTGTAACTATTcacattaaatattataaaaccGGTTATCTCCGGTGGCTTGCACAGTTGCATTAACTGTGCGATGGGACAAACTACACTATTTAGCCTCACTTTTTATCAGAAATAGTGTTACAATGTCAGTCCAATAGTAGTACAAATTGGGGCCCCCTTTGACTATTTTCTGACTGAACCGTTCCGTGAACTGAATATAATCCaatgccatatatatatataggagagAGAGTAGGGATGACTGTCTTTTATTTTCCTGCTTCAAAaatcattttaataaataattaaataatagaaaatatttattttattaaataactaTTCTGCAAAATATAGGTGTCACACACCAACGGACTTGGTACGAATGACGATAGCGACGTGCACACCTCATTCACAAAAGTGGGTACTTATTGAGACACATTTTAATGACTAGAGCCACCATTCTATATATGCTTCTAAGGGTGGAGGATgtaaaatgtctaattctttataatatagaaaaaaaattattaaatagtcTTTCAATGAGTGATATAAAGTTATATTtatttacctaaatgaataatatttttttatatgtagtgaaacattatttatcaagctataaataaatatatatatatttataaaattttgtatatttatatatatatataagtatatgatactattatatttaattattttatttcttaaaatgaataaaatatttaaaaaatatataatatttaaatgatgtagagaaaaaatagagaagttgatgtatgatataatgtgaaagtttgaggtaaattataaaaataatatgttttggtggtgtattttgtaatacactttctctataatatttagctaaaactcacaaaaacatcttccatcaactcctttataaatatatttataatagctatacacaaactccaattaatccatatctacatttacataacatttatataatattttaatattattgtttttctttataagctttctctctcccatttagtatatatttattatttttttctttttcaattattttattttacttaa is a window of Humulus lupulus chromosome 4, drHumLupu1.1, whole genome shotgun sequence DNA encoding:
- the LOC133832154 gene encoding protein FAR-RED IMPAIRED RESPONSE 1-like — encoded protein: MNQVGIRTSHIISHLAMQSGGYERMPCQLRDVYNKVAHVKRKEKRCTDSDGALGYLDCLSKRDPNFFIQYQCDVDNRLGNLFWADGYSRRDFVAFGEVIGFDTTYMTNKYNKPLKIILGVNHHFKTCIFGMASLNSEDEQTYFWLLDKFIECHNHVTPKVVVTDGDKAIKNAVLKYFPNATHRLCAWHLCTNALKISKDPRFLQGFQDVMYNYYTIEEFKQKWGELIHNFDLHSSQWCTNTYHSRRSWAET
- the LOC133832155 gene encoding protein FAR1-RELATED SEQUENCE 5-like codes for the protein MRTNQRCESMNSSIKKFLHASYSLREFVTLIDVAMTKLRHVEREDDYNSRHSSPPILGPKNALKTYHEQCAKLYTRNMYYKVADQIKAEHAYFVNNCEDNGESFSYSLSKFQHEDRVYNVHYHPQEETFTCHCLLFETDGYLCRHIWPVMKYRHMKIVPQSLLLKRWSKNAKADLPLELKQHSIEKQQLFEMARQASLALDTNLLSYYACKSEQSYTKAKQEVATLTAMFKDAVPLESNTADSDSGRYQTYQENENITRDPTPCRTKGSAYAGNNRDNVTIDMSDGAVKTKRKCSNCYSADHNRRTCPQLVGLPLPHSQQPSPSNRA